The following are encoded together in the Lactuca sativa cultivar Salinas chromosome 1, Lsat_Salinas_v11, whole genome shotgun sequence genome:
- the LOC122197369 gene encoding uncharacterized protein LOC122197369, translated as MLIETPITSSSIHHHASPSLHSSLAFITTTSSLSLSLSLSLSLSHTHTHTHLRIAMDLKSCMTTVFIIFLLLAVPGFSKVKHGLGSEVYDIDYRGPETHSHRPPPNRNRPGGVRHGNLNKHPHSHLTQKRHKQGKKA; from the exons ATGCTTATAGAGACGCCCATTACCTCCTCCTCCATCCACCACCACGCTTCTCCGTCATTACACTCCTCTCTTGCATTTATCACCAccacctcctctctctctctctctctctctctctctctctctctctctcacacacacacacacacacatttgcgAATTGCGATGGATCTGAAGAGTTGCATGACTACTGTTTTCATCATCTTCCTCCTACTTGCAGTGCCTGGTTTCTCCAaag TTAAACATGGATTAGGTTCAGAAGTTTATGATATCGATTATCGTGGACCTGAAACTCATTCTCATAGGCCTCCACCAAACCGAAACCGACCTGGTGGTGTTCGCCATGGAAATCTCAACAAGCATCCTCATTCTCATTTAACTCAGAAGCGCCATAAACAAG GAAAAAAAGCTTAA